CTATTTTGTTCGTGGCTTATAAACGTATATCGCGAGGTTGCCATGGTTGATGAGCCTGAACCCCCTTGGAACGGTGTCCCCGCTCAGGGGCAGAATGACCACCGGAATGCCCGTTCTGTGGCTTAGCTCGGCGATTGGCCTCATTATCTCGGGCGTTGGTCTAACAGAGTACAGAACCACGGCATCTCTGTAGAGCTCCAGCCTCGGGCTGAACAAATCGTCCCTTACTGCGTTTATCCCGAGCCTTCTCGCGTTTTCA
This region of Thermococcus sp. genomic DNA includes:
- a CDS encoding UPF0146 family protein: MLEGMAKFISKNFPKGKAVELGIGFQTKVALKLMELGYDVLAVDWNEKAVENARRLGINAVRDDLFSPRLELYRDAVVLYSVRPTPEIMRPIAELSHRTGIPVVILPLSGDTVPRGFRLINHGNLAIYVYKPRTK